The Sardina pilchardus chromosome 19, fSarPil1.1, whole genome shotgun sequence genome window below encodes:
- the drc12 gene encoding coiled-coil domain-containing protein 153, whose amino-acid sequence MPPKKKGKEKTKKKQNNEGNELEEKYRRSLLDVSVLKEHLALRTDVALQAHSSREELRRRLRQLERDLSQERTDKRDITADLNRRHKIMQTDMEAKISQLEIKVIALQQQLASCRGELQDKREAHTEMKEEKEVIISDLQCKLDNMEVEYEKILHGSLDGLLTHLMEVRGSWEEESAHIHQEFKDILKDFGLNPLQV is encoded by the exons ATGCCACCaaaaaagaaggggaaagagaagacgaagaagaagcagaacaaTGAAG GAAATGAGTTGGAGGAGAAGTACAGGCGGAGCCTTCTGGATGTGTCTGTGCTTAAGGAACATCTTG CTTTGAGGACAGATGTGGCTCTGCAGGCTCATTCCTCCagggaggagctgaggaggcGACTGAGGCAGCTGGAGAGGGATCTCTCTCAGGAGAGAACGGACAAGAGGGATATCACAGCAG ATCTTAACCGCCGGCACAAGATAATGCAAACGGATATGGAGGCCAAAATTAGTCAACTGGAGATCAAGGTTATCGCTCTTCAGCAGCAACTGG CGTCGTGTCGTGGGGAACTGCAAGACAAGAGGGAAGCTCACACAGAGatgaaggaagaaaaagaggtCATTATCAGTGACCTGCAATGCAAGCTGGACAACATGGAGGTTGAATACGAGAAGATCCTACAT GGAAGCCTGGACGGTCTCCTGACTCACCTGATGGAGGTGCGGGGCTcatgggaggaagagagtgccCACATCCACCAGGAGTTCAAGGACATCCTCAAGGACTTTGGGCTGAATCCACTTCAGGTCTAA